A stretch of the Porifericola rhodea genome encodes the following:
- a CDS encoding EcsC family protein produces MNTTQTQNNILLNDLSTTSQKKEEPYIWRYLRSYEGKAMAELVIWEEKMRKAPSLANKISKGIQQRINTIIPERIHRAVTLAIKQMVRSIIFGSEFTTKKPFTSISFKEREDKARRCIDIYNKLAATEGGITGAGGFLMSLADFPLFLSLKMKMLYEIAAIYGYDVRDYRERLFMLKIFQLAFSSQQQRNEVFAQIYEWEALSKTLPYDINAFDWRTFQLEYRDYLDLAKLAQMIPGIGAAVGLVVNYRLTRHLGNTAMNAYRMRWRDAHKVERFQL; encoded by the coding sequence ATGAATACTACCCAAACGCAGAACAATATTTTATTAAATGACCTGAGTACGACTTCTCAGAAAAAAGAAGAACCCTACATCTGGCGATATTTACGTTCTTACGAAGGAAAAGCCATGGCAGAACTGGTAATCTGGGAAGAAAAAATGCGTAAAGCACCCAGCCTTGCGAATAAGATTTCTAAAGGCATACAGCAGCGTATCAATACTATTATTCCTGAAAGAATCCACCGGGCGGTTACCCTGGCGATCAAACAGATGGTGCGCTCAATCATCTTCGGTTCAGAGTTTACTACCAAAAAGCCATTTACCAGCATCAGCTTTAAAGAACGTGAAGATAAAGCACGCCGCTGCATAGACATTTATAATAAACTAGCTGCTACCGAAGGAGGCATTACTGGTGCCGGAGGTTTTCTAATGTCTCTGGCAGACTTTCCTTTGTTTCTAAGTCTGAAAATGAAGATGCTGTATGAGATTGCCGCTATCTATGGCTATGATGTGAGAGACTATCGCGAACGGCTGTTTATGCTAAAGATTTTTCAGCTGGCATTTTCCAGCCAGCAGCAGCGCAATGAGGTGTTTGCCCAAATTTATGAGTGGGAAGCACTTAGTAAAACCCTCCCTTATGATATCAATGCTTTTGACTGGCGCACCTTTCAGTTGGAGTATCGTGATTATCTGGATCTGGCCAAGTTAGCTCAGATGATTCCCGGCATAGGTGCAGCAGTTGGGCTAGTTGTCAACTATCGCCTTACCAGGCATCTTGGCAATACAGCCATGAACGCCTACCGTATGCGTTGGCGCGATGCCCATAAGGTAGAAAGGTTTCAGCTATAA
- a CDS encoding dodecin family protein produces the protein MAVTKIIEVIAGSEKSFDDAVRNALTEASKSVKNITSVYVKEMKANVENNQIVSYGVNAKISFTVND, from the coding sequence ATGGCAGTAACAAAAATTATTGAAGTAATCGCAGGATCAGAAAAAAGCTTTGATGATGCAGTAAGAAATGCGTTAACAGAAGCTTCAAAATCTGTGAAGAACATAACATCGGTTTACGTGAAAGAAATGAAAGCCAATGTGGAAAACAATCAGATAGTATCCTATGGAGTAAACGCCAAAATCTCATTTACAGTAAATGATTAG
- a CDS encoding sulfatase family protein, whose product MLTVLSCQSPSQEIQDQPQKSPNILFILVDDMGYGDMSAFNPDSKIPTPALNKLASEGMRFTDAHAPAAVCVPSRYGLITGRYPVRRTGTFEGSWIEKDRLTLPAMLKEAGYTTACVGKWHLGMGENEKQPEPNGVLSSGPVDRGFDYFYGIPASLDIPPYYYIENNQCISLPTETIEGNNSPDVSPIQGAFWRGGNISADFDHEQVLPRFQEKSIEFLKNHEAQSDKPFFLYVALAAPHTPWLPLKEYEGKSEAGTYGDFVYQVDQTVGSILNYLQEANLDEETLIFFSSDNGPVWFPEDVEKYQHQATAHLNGMKGDVYEGGHRMPFIARWKGKIAPNSSSDQLVCFTDMMATLAELNNIPLSQSTAAEDSYSFLPVLMGEENIPGLRNTLLVESVYGLYAMREGDWVYINGPGAGGFTAGYPRPEGYPSPEAEPQLFNLKEDPSQTQNLYQEQKDVAKRLSDKLEAYLNIN is encoded by the coding sequence ATGTTAACTGTTTTAAGCTGCCAATCCCCGTCACAGGAGATACAGGACCAGCCTCAGAAATCGCCTAATATTCTTTTTATTTTAGTAGATGATATGGGTTATGGGGATATGTCCGCTTTTAACCCAGATTCTAAAATACCTACTCCCGCCCTGAATAAATTAGCCTCTGAAGGAATGCGGTTTACAGATGCTCATGCTCCTGCTGCGGTTTGTGTACCTTCGCGTTATGGTCTTATCACGGGTCGTTATCCAGTACGCCGCACGGGTACTTTTGAAGGTTCGTGGATAGAAAAAGATCGTCTGACACTGCCTGCTATGCTAAAAGAAGCTGGCTATACTACTGCTTGTGTGGGTAAGTGGCATTTAGGCATGGGCGAGAACGAAAAACAGCCTGAACCCAATGGTGTGCTTAGCTCCGGCCCGGTGGACCGTGGTTTTGACTATTTTTACGGTATTCCTGCATCTTTAGATATTCCGCCTTACTATTACATAGAAAATAACCAGTGTATATCACTCCCTACTGAAACCATTGAGGGGAACAACTCTCCTGATGTAAGCCCTATACAGGGGGCATTTTGGAGAGGAGGAAACATATCAGCTGATTTTGATCACGAGCAGGTGCTGCCACGCTTTCAGGAGAAAAGTATAGAGTTTCTTAAAAATCATGAAGCTCAATCTGATAAACCTTTCTTTTTGTATGTAGCCTTAGCTGCGCCCCATACTCCCTGGCTGCCATTAAAAGAATACGAGGGCAAAAGTGAGGCTGGAACTTATGGTGATTTTGTTTATCAGGTAGACCAGACGGTAGGTAGTATACTTAATTACCTGCAAGAAGCTAATCTGGATGAAGAAACATTAATCTTCTTTAGTAGTGATAATGGGCCGGTCTGGTTTCCGGAAGATGTAGAAAAATACCAGCATCAGGCTACGGCTCATCTAAACGGGATGAAGGGCGATGTTTATGAAGGAGGCCACCGTATGCCATTTATCGCACGTTGGAAGGGCAAAATTGCTCCTAACAGCAGTAGCGATCAGCTCGTGTGCTTTACAGACATGATGGCGACACTCGCAGAGCTCAATAATATCCCTCTTTCCCAAAGTACAGCAGCCGAAGATAGTTACAGCTTTTTACCAGTGCTTATGGGTGAGGAAAACATTCCGGGTCTACGCAATACTCTGTTGGTAGAGTCTGTATATGGCCTATATGCTATGCGTGAGGGAGACTGGGTTTATATTAATGGCCCCGGAGCTGGTGGTTTTACAGCCGGTTATCCACGTCCAGAGGGGTACCCTTCGCCAGAGGCGGAACCTCAGCTTTTTAATCTGAAAGAGGATCCTTCTCAAACTCAAAATCTCTACCAGGAGCAGAAGGATGTAGCGAAGCGCCTATCAGACAAACTAGAGGCATATTTAAATATCAATTAA
- a CDS encoding GH3 family domain-containing protein → MAVLGNIIKTALEFTDRVVPESSPIEEQKETLTQLLKKARNTAFGKYYNFSKLLEKEDMYQAFADTVPYHDYNLISEEWWQRQLEGAEDITWPGKPNYYALSSGTTGNSSKRIPVTDDMLDAIRKTGIAQVLALSNFDLPADFFEREVMMLGSSTDLGHNGDHLEGEISGISASNIPSWFRGYYRPGAEISALSDWDERVEQIAKNAKDWDIGALSGIPSWNELMLKKVIEYHNLNHIHEIWPNLSVFTSGGVAFEPYRKSFEALLGHPITIIDTYLTSEGFIAFQARPNEHMAMKLSTRNGIFFEFVPFKDEHIDENGAIVQGTKALTLEEVEEGVDYALIISTVSGAWRYMIGDTIQFTDKKRAEIIISGRTKHFLNVVGSQLSVLKMNDGIKHLEEKFNIAIPEFTVAAVRPENDYIHHWYLGVDSDTDTDEKALAEALDEHLKSVNKNYNVARSKALKDVKVSVVSPDVFYQWNEREKKKGGQVKMPRVMKEEEFNEWQEFNKSL, encoded by the coding sequence ATGGCCGTACTAGGCAATATTATTAAAACAGCTCTGGAGTTTACTGATAGGGTTGTACCAGAATCCTCTCCTATAGAGGAACAAAAAGAAACACTTACGCAACTGCTGAAAAAAGCCAGAAATACTGCTTTTGGCAAATACTATAATTTTTCAAAACTACTTGAGAAAGAGGATATGTATCAGGCTTTTGCGGATACGGTACCTTACCATGACTATAATCTCATTTCCGAAGAATGGTGGCAACGCCAGTTAGAGGGAGCCGAAGATATTACCTGGCCCGGCAAACCTAATTATTATGCCCTGAGTTCAGGTACTACCGGAAATAGCAGCAAACGTATTCCTGTAACCGACGACATGCTGGACGCGATTCGTAAAACTGGTATCGCTCAGGTATTGGCTCTCTCCAATTTTGATTTACCTGCTGACTTTTTTGAGCGTGAAGTAATGATGCTGGGTAGTTCTACCGATCTGGGGCATAATGGAGACCATCTTGAGGGAGAGATTAGCGGTATTTCTGCCAGCAATATTCCTTCCTGGTTCAGAGGCTATTATCGTCCGGGCGCTGAGATTTCTGCCCTCTCTGACTGGGACGAAAGAGTGGAGCAGATTGCTAAAAACGCAAAAGACTGGGATATTGGGGCACTAAGTGGTATTCCTTCCTGGAATGAACTCATGTTAAAAAAGGTAATTGAATACCATAACCTAAACCACATCCATGAGATATGGCCTAACCTAAGTGTTTTTACTTCTGGAGGCGTCGCCTTTGAACCTTACCGTAAAAGTTTTGAGGCTTTGCTGGGTCACCCTATCACAATTATTGACACTTATCTTACCTCAGAGGGCTTTATCGCTTTTCAGGCTCGCCCTAATGAGCATATGGCCATGAAGCTTTCTACTCGCAATGGAATTTTCTTTGAGTTTGTTCCTTTCAAAGATGAACATATAGATGAGAACGGCGCCATAGTACAGGGAACCAAAGCTCTTACACTAGAAGAAGTGGAGGAAGGTGTAGACTATGCCTTAATAATTTCCACTGTATCTGGAGCATGGCGCTACATGATAGGCGACACCATACAATTTACCGACAAAAAGAGAGCGGAAATAATCATCTCTGGTCGTACCAAGCACTTTTTAAATGTGGTAGGCTCTCAGCTATCAGTACTGAAAATGAACGACGGAATTAAGCATCTGGAAGAAAAATTCAATATTGCTATTCCTGAGTTCACAGTTGCTGCCGTACGTCCCGAAAACGACTATATACATCATTGGTATCTGGGTGTAGACAGCGACACTGATACTGATGAAAAAGCTCTTGCCGAAGCATTAGATGAACATTTGAAGAGTGTGAATAAAAACTATAATGTAGCACGAAGCAAAGCTTTAAAAGATGTTAAAGTAAGTGTAGTATCTCCTGATGTTTTTTATCAATGGAATGAGCGCGAAAAGAAAAAGGGCGGACAGGTGAAGATGCCTCGTGTGATGAAAGAGGAAGAGTTTAACGAATGGCAAGAGTTTAACAAAAGTCTATAA
- a CDS encoding lactoylglutathione lyase family protein yields MPTVENYPRSFSHIGLTVPDIQAAVDFYSEVMGWYTIMEPSEVKEEKETPVGQMCIDVFGEGWGAFQIAHMSTSDGVGIELFSFPSKMEAKGDFNPFQTGLFHFCVQDPDIDGLIKKIVDRGGKQRMPVREYYPGEKPYKMCYVEDPFGIVFEIYTHSYELTYSSGAY; encoded by the coding sequence ATGCCGACAGTAGAAAACTATCCACGTTCATTTTCACATATTGGCCTTACTGTTCCAGACATACAGGCAGCTGTAGACTTCTACTCTGAAGTGATGGGTTGGTATACAATTATGGAACCCAGTGAAGTAAAAGAAGAAAAAGAGACCCCGGTAGGGCAGATGTGTATTGATGTTTTTGGTGAAGGTTGGGGAGCATTCCAGATCGCTCACATGTCAACTTCTGACGGAGTTGGAATAGAGCTTTTTTCTTTTCCCTCTAAAATGGAAGCCAAAGGAGATTTTAACCCTTTTCAGACAGGGCTTTTTCATTTCTGCGTACAGGATCCGGATATTGATGGCCTCATTAAAAAGATAGTAGACCGGGGAGGTAAGCAACGTATGCCCGTACGTGAATACTACCCGGGAGAAAAGCCATACAAAATGTGCTATGTAGAAGACCCATTCGGAATTGTCTTTGAGATTTATACGCATAGCTATGAGCTCACATATTCTTCCGGGGCGTATTAG
- the dcd gene encoding dCTP deaminase: protein MILSGKSIESKLGKDIIIDPYRKEQLNPNSYNLRLHEDLLVYDSNELDMKLENTATKITIPEEGLLLEKDKLYLGRTLEFTETHNCVPMLEGRSSIGRLGLFVHITAGFGDVGFSGFWTLEMFCVQPIRIYAGVEICQIFYHTIEGEYEAYHSKKYQHNTGIQPSMLFKDFEK, encoded by the coding sequence ATGATCCTTTCCGGTAAAAGTATAGAATCAAAACTGGGCAAAGACATCATTATTGACCCTTATCGTAAAGAGCAACTTAATCCTAACAGCTACAACCTGCGACTACACGAAGACCTGCTGGTATACGATAGTAATGAGCTGGATATGAAATTGGAAAATACTGCCACTAAAATTACTATACCTGAAGAAGGACTTTTGCTGGAGAAAGACAAGCTTTACCTGGGGCGTACCCTGGAGTTTACCGAAACACACAATTGTGTGCCCATGCTGGAAGGTCGTTCCTCTATTGGTAGGTTAGGCCTGTTCGTACATATTACAGCTGGCTTTGGAGACGTTGGATTTTCCGGCTTCTGGACTTTGGAAATGTTTTGCGTGCAGCCCATCCGCATATATGCTGGTGTTGAAATTTGTCAGATTTTTTATCATACTATAGAAGGAGAATACGAGGCCTATCATAGCAAAAAGTATCAACATAATACTGGTATTCAACCCAGTATGCTGTTTAAAGATTTTGAGAAGTAG